One segment of Leptolyngbyaceae cyanobacterium DNA contains the following:
- a CDS encoding DUF4335 domain-containing protein, which translates to MTIQRQYSLPNCTLVLEGLSDATTGSGQLDVRPVMSILVNAECHLAGSGPPLTGGREFFESLIAAVSNYAQEFLSGIPHSLDSHSESPLVQLRRIGTNLHRLIVQRRGDVSVASSNGLTGNTASSAPIELDLTTVQLFDLVEAIDQFVADSQTLPGLPVRIAPVERRFANSDQPIAKRAAPAAIGVSTVAVAALALFFVPVPQEQRPIKDEPLPQPTPGSVSTTPGASVPPTDNQPASPLPSATETPSPSSLGLENISPTPLATETPSPSSLGPENISPTPLATETPSSSLSPENISPTPLATETPSSSLVGESISPTPLATETPSSSLVGESISPTPLATETPAASTFASQTVTPSPAASELTTTSTIGTEIINPTQLEDLKWKLYNQINQAWQNRSQWDKNLVYRVTVNEDGAIVGYKSEDVAANAVVEQTPLPKLLVSPSVNPDAAKKPMADFKVVFSPQGVPEVSPWRGAVATTTPLGLEIVDAGILRDLNQQLHKQILDNKEAGVRFPEQLIYRVAMRPDGTIVDYEARNQTASDYLNQTPLPKLKSSISPTATTSPTNNQEPLAYFKVVFTPRGVPQVSPWRGFR; encoded by the coding sequence ATGACCATCCAACGTCAGTACAGTCTGCCCAATTGCACTTTAGTTTTAGAAGGGTTGAGTGATGCAACTACTGGTAGTGGCCAGTTAGACGTGCGTCCGGTAATGTCTATTTTGGTGAATGCCGAGTGTCATTTGGCTGGTTCTGGGCCACCATTGACTGGTGGGCGAGAATTTTTTGAAAGTTTGATCGCCGCAGTCAGTAACTATGCCCAAGAGTTTCTCAGCGGTATACCTCATTCCCTAGATAGCCACAGCGAATCGCCGTTGGTGCAACTGCGCCGGATCGGTACGAATTTACATCGTTTGATCGTACAACGACGAGGCGATGTAAGCGTCGCGTCAAGCAATGGTTTAACTGGTAATACGGCTTCTAGCGCACCGATCGAACTCGATCTGACTACGGTGCAATTGTTCGATTTAGTAGAGGCGATCGATCAGTTCGTTGCCGATAGCCAAACTTTACCAGGTTTACCAGTCCGAATCGCACCTGTCGAACGCCGATTTGCCAATTCCGACCAACCGATTGCCAAACGAGCAGCACCAGCTGCGATCGGGGTTTCTACTGTAGCTGTGGCGGCTTTAGCTCTCTTTTTCGTTCCCGTTCCCCAAGAACAAAGACCGATTAAGGATGAACCGCTACCTCAACCAACTCCTGGTTCCGTTTCGACTACTCCCGGTGCTTCAGTACCGCCTACCGATAACCAACCTGCATCTCCTTTACCCTCAGCAACGGAAACACCATCTCCGTCATCTTTGGGACTAGAAAATATTTCTCCCACGCCATTAGCAACGGAAACACCATCTCCGTCATCTTTGGGACCAGAAAATATTTCTCCCACGCCATTAGCGACGGAAACACCATCATCATCTTTAAGCCCAGAAAATATTTCTCCCACACCATTAGCGACGGAAACACCATCATCATCTTTGGTAGGGGAAAGTATTTCTCCCACACCATTAGCGACGGAAACACCGTCATCATCTTTGGTAGGGGAAAGTATTTCTCCCACGCCATTAGCCACGGAAACGCCTGCTGCATCAACTTTCGCATCCCAAACCGTGACTCCTTCTCCTGCTGCTTCAGAATTAACTACAACTTCTACGATCGGTACGGAGATTATCAATCCTACCCAACTGGAAGATTTAAAGTGGAAACTTTATAACCAAATTAATCAAGCTTGGCAAAATCGATCGCAATGGGATAAGAATTTGGTTTATCGGGTAACCGTTAATGAGGATGGCGCAATTGTGGGGTATAAATCGGAAGATGTCGCTGCTAATGCAGTAGTTGAGCAAACTCCCTTACCTAAATTGCTAGTCAGTCCTTCTGTTAATCCTGATGCGGCTAAAAAACCGATGGCTGATTTTAAGGTCGTCTTTAGTCCTCAAGGTGTACCGGAAGTTAGTCCCTGGCGAGGAGCGGTAGCAACTACAACACCTTTAGGTTTAGAAATTGTCGATGCGGGTATCTTACGAGATTTAAACCAACAGCTTCACAAGCAAATTTTGGACAATAAGGAAGCTGGTGTCAGGTTTCCAGAGCAATTGATTTATCGAGTAGCGATGCGTCCAGATGGCACGATCGTAGACTATGAAGCTCGCAATCAAACTGCTTCCGATTACCTTAACCAAACTCCCTTACCGAAACTGAAGTCTTCTATTTCTCCTACTGCAACTACTTCGCCTACTAATAACCAAGAACCTCTGGCTTACTTTAAGGTTGTCTTTACTCCTAGAGGCGTTCCTCAGGTGAGTCCTTGGCGAGGATTTCGTTGA
- a CDS encoding DUF3038 domain-containing protein — MKVSASVMYLDTPPAQSIPVILDSLPIPPSFEDREIPRRARLKIDLILLAIEALDLGGSEAILTLAAELGLQDIIKNRVNLWRLRSTNPLRRYSQRHNLTVVEAKALVVIACYLARRMTVLIRQLILAYQQLSEKQLSMEHHFRLSDYLERFRKHFRSRMNPRRSGVIAYSNDDKLNELAMSLLGELLFCTGTAGMQRFWSSLFDGEI, encoded by the coding sequence ATGAAAGTCTCCGCAAGCGTAATGTATCTAGATACTCCACCTGCCCAATCTATTCCTGTCATTTTGGACAGCTTACCCATTCCTCCTTCCTTTGAGGATCGCGAAATTCCTCGTCGCGCCAGACTGAAAATCGATTTGATTCTCTTGGCAATTGAAGCTTTGGATTTGGGTGGTTCCGAAGCCATCCTCACCCTAGCTGCCGAACTGGGATTGCAAGATATCATTAAAAATCGGGTTAACCTGTGGCGGCTTCGCAGTACCAATCCTTTGCGACGTTACAGCCAACGTCATAACCTGACTGTGGTAGAGGCAAAAGCCTTGGTTGTGATTGCTTGCTACCTAGCGCGACGGATGACGGTTTTGATTCGGCAGTTGATTCTGGCTTATCAACAATTAAGCGAGAAGCAGCTATCTATGGAGCATCATTTTCGACTTTCTGACTATCTGGAACGCTTCCGCAAGCACTTCCGCAGCCGAATGAACCCCCGACGATCTGGGGTGATCGCTTACAGCAATGATGACAAATTAAATGAGCTAGCGATGTCTCTGTTAGGAGAGTTGTTATTTTGTACCGGTACTGCTGGAATGCAGCGCTTCTGGAGCAGCTTATTTGATGGCGAAATATGA